The Acidimicrobiales bacterium DNA segment GCCACCGCGGCCGAGGGCTCGCCCAGGGGCCAGGTGACGTAATAGCCCCGCGTCGACTGGACCTCTGGACCAACGACGGTGAGAGCATCGCCAGCCACCAGATCGTCGATCAGATGACGCCAACCCAGCGCCACACCCCTACCGGCCAGCGCCTGTTGCAGCACCATCGGATAGTTCTGGAACAGCACCCGGCCCGGTTCGCGGCGCAGCGTCAGCCCGAAGTGAGCGAGCCAGTCGGCCCAGGTCATCCACGGATGATCGCCGTCGTCCATGTGAACAAACGGAGCCGAATAGACCTGCTCGGCAGTGCTGTTGGCATCGAGACCCCACTCGGCGGCAAACGCAGGCGACGCAACCGGCACCACCGACTCGCCGAACAACAGCCGGCTGCTCTGGCCGGCGAACCGACCGTCGCCCACCTGAACCGACGCGTCGAATCCGCCCGCCGCAAGTTCGCTCTGGCGCCCGAACAGCCACAGCCTCAGCTCGAGCGCACCCAGCGCCCCGGTTAGGCCGTCGAGCCTCGGAACCAGCCACAGCTGGGCGATGCCGGGGTGAGCGGCCAGCACGAACGTGCCCGCGTGGTCTGCCAGTTCGGCCAAGCCGGCCTCGACGGTGTCGAAGCCCGCAGCGACATGAGCATGGAACCGGGCGCCTATGTCGGTGAGGCTGCTGCGGTTGGATGTGCGGGTGAACAGTTCGACGCCCAGGCGCGCCTCGAGCGCGCGTATCTGTGTGGTCACCGCCGGCTGGGTCATACCCAACTCGGCGGCCGCAGCCGAGAAGCTGCCCAGACGACCGGCCGCCTCGAACACGGCAAGGCGCTGAAGTCGGTCGATACGTTCAACCAGCTGTCGCACGATGCACCACCTTCGCCTTGGCCATAACTACAGCTTATGGTC contains these protein-coding regions:
- a CDS encoding LysR substrate-binding domain-containing protein — encoded protein: MRQLVERIDRLQRLAVFEAAGRLGSFSAAAAELGMTQPAVTTQIRALEARLGVELFTRTSNRSSLTDIGARFHAHVAAGFDTVEAGLAELADHAGTFVLAAHPGIAQLWLVPRLDGLTGALGALELRLWLFGRQSELAAGGFDASVQVGDGRFAGQSSRLLFGESVVPVASPAFAAEWGLDANSTAEQVYSAPFVHMDDGDHPWMTWADWLAHFGLTLRREPGRVLFQNYPMVLQQALAGRGVALGWRHLIDDLVAGDALTVVGPEVQSTRGYYVTWPLGEPSAAVAALIGWLEQQVG